GGAGCTCAGCGGCCCCTTGTGTACACTCTCTCTGGCCAACCCGGCCACGGCGGGTCTGTTGGGACCATTGATGGACCTGGCGCCAGTGGTTCCGCATGGTGCCCATGTTGGATGCCACATAATGGCACAGGGGGTCATGTCGTTGGCATAACAAGCCACTGGGCTCACACGGTAAAATGGGCAGTGGGTTGTCGACTACTGGTGGGATCTGGATGGCCGCACTGTCctgttcaatatcctcccacTGTCGGACTGCCTGAGCCAACTGGTGGGCGGATTGATGCTTGAACTGATGTTTCCGCTTCAGATGTCGCTCGACCTCCACCGGTCGTACGCCATGCTTGCACTGGCGACAGATCATCACTTGCAAGCTTgggatcttctggaacagCTCATTCTCCATGGCTGCTCTATCCCATGAATGGGTGTAGTGAATGATGCTGTGAATTCGATGAATTGAATGAGTGAATGACCCCCGAATTCGTCGGGTCGATCATGGCGGCGGAATGGCGATGGTCGGGCCACACCCCAACAAATCCGCGCACCAAAACTGGGCATCTTCGCACCCACACACACagaggatatatatatatatatatatcggggaaaggaagaaaagggaagaagagaaggagggcgACAGACAAACAGATCGACGGACTGGAACAGGGCACGGGGACGTGACGAACGGGGCGGGTGGGGCCGGAGACGGGAACGGCGACGGACCAATGAGGATTAGAGAAAACCGATTGGGCCCTGGATCGGTTTGCTACTAGGGTATAGGATGTGCCTTTCACCTGGGCTGGACAGCATCAGGAGGCATTTGAGGAGTTGAAGAGATGCTTAACAGATGCCCCAATACTGCGACACTATCATCCTGAACTAGAGACGAAGTTGgaaactgatgcatcagatggAGTAGTAGCTGGAGTGCTCTCCCAGAAACATGGAGATCTCTGGCACCCGGTGGCTTACTACTCCAAGAACatgtctgatgctgagcgcaactatgagatccatgacaaggagatgcTAGCCATCATCCATGCACTGCAGGAGTGGCGAACTGAGCTAGAAGGACTGCAACTCCGAGAGCGTTTCAACATATATACTGACCATCGCGCtctggaatacttcatgactACTAAGAAGTTGAACGCCCGACAAGCCCGGTGGGCTGAGTTCCTTTCCCGGTTTTACTTCCTAATCCGTTACCGCCCTGGCCGAGAGAATACTTTGGCTGATGCCCTAAGCCGACCCAGTACAGAAGTGCAGAGAAAGGATGATTATCGCCAACAGATTTTATTGAAACCAGAATCTGTTGAACAGCCAATGGAAACTAACCAGATCAATGAATGTGCTGAAGTCCACACTATCAACGTGCTGGAGCCCACCCTACAAGTTGTAGACCGAGTACTCAGTGCAAACCGGAACTCTACCACAGCAGAGGAACATCGTGAGGAAGCTCGGACAGGAAGGAATGATTGGAATCTGCAAGATGGACTGCTATTGAAGGGAAATcgattgtttgttcctgatgatgaccctgaGCTCCGCACCTGGctacttgatgaagtgcatgcacaggtatcaactgcacatccagggagaacaaaaacccaacagctcatcagaacACGGTACTACTGGCCAACTTGGAGACAAGATGTGGAGAGATATGTACGGAATTGCTCAAAATGCCGGAGAGCTGAGAACCCACGTGATCGTGCCCCTGGACTGCTCCAACCCTTACCCATTGCAGAGCGGCCCTGGCAGCACATATCTATGGATTTTCGCTCCTTCCCAGCTGACAAGAGAGGACTTGATGCCGCACTAGTGATTGTGGATCGATTTAGCAAGAGACCTATAAACATTCCTtgcaagaagactgccacttctgaagatgttgcacaAATGTTCATTGAGCATATTTATCGCCATAGAGGACctccattgactattgtATCTGACCGTGGACCCCAATTTGTATCGGCGTTCTGGAATGAGTTCTGTCGGATTCTTGGAGTGAAGCTGAAGCTTTCCACAGCATATCATGCCCAAACTGATGGGCAGACTGAGattgtgaatcagcatattgttaACCGTCTCagacccttcatcaaccgCCATCAAGACAATTGGTCTGAGTTATTACCCTTGATTGACTTTGCTGCGGCTACACTGCCTTCAGAATCAACAGATGCCTCTCCATTCCTCATTGACTGTGGATATGAGCCTCGAACttcatttgactggaccccagttggagaagacctcCCCCGGGATGAGAAGGTTAGCCGACGACGGGCGCAGGAAGCTGCCAAAAGAATGGAGGAGACATGGACAGCAGTGGGCAATCAGATTAAGCAAGCCCAGGAtcgacagaagaagaaagcagacCGTCGACGTCGCCCTGTCGATTTTGATGTGGGTGATAAGGTGTGGCTCTCCCTTCGTCAATATCAAACAGACCGACCgaacaagaagcttgatagccagatggctggaccCTTCCCAATACTTGAACAGGTGGGTAACTCCTACCGGTTAGAGCTCCCTGACTCGATGAAGATACACCCTGTTTTTTCGCCAGACAAGCTACGACGGGCGGTGAATGATCCCTTGCCTGGACAGGTGACTGAGCCTCCAGaaccgattgtggtggctgatgagcaggagtgggaggtggaggaagtgCTTGCTTCACGCATATCTCGACGTCAGTTGCAGtatcaggtgaaatggatagGATTTGACGAGGATCGGACATGGTACCCAGCAACCAATTTCAAAGGTTCTCCACATCGCGTACGTGACTACCACCAACGGTACCCAGATCGGCCAGGACCACCTCGTCGACTACAGGAATGGCTCAAggcctgggaggaaggagttgatgagattgaggaccaCCCTGATGATAACATGCCCACATAGAGTCTGAGGACAGACTCCGCCTAAGAAGGGGGgttatgtgacggctcagctcagtgccttcatgaacattcattgtcaacatggcaaacaatgccatgaaagcaatcgagacaaacagctgcttagcgaggccacacacaaccatatataagacttctttgtgtaaatagactcttctttcttttcttttcctcttcagattcgatattctcgttgatggctacaatagtcttcaGAAGAATtgagttcgttattatctactattccgagcccgtgacagtTGGATTGTCGATAGGGCAAGATGGCTAGGCCATGAGAAATAATTATGACAACAGGAGGCCAAGGCGTTGATCTACAATCAATAGCAGCCAACCATATTGTGCATCATGCATTATGTactctcctctctttctgcAATGTAACAATGTGAAAAAAACAGTTCACAGAACATGGCTAGCTGAGGTGCGGGGAAGAAGTGGAGCGGAACGCGCTTCTGTATGTCTGCCTCCGAGGATTCAGTGATACCAAGAAGGATATCATGCCTACTCTGTAGTGTTTCATTCAGATATAAGGGATGCACCGTACCTACTTGATACAATCCATAGCAAACATCGCTCTGCTCTTTCTCTCAAAGTCAAACTACCTTCCCCAGAACTACACTTGCGTATCTAGCCCCTCATGACGTATGTACGCCGCTCCCTTCAGGATCTCCAGGACGAGTATGACAATAAACGTCCTGAAGCGCTCGACAAGCTAGTCAAGGCTTTCCGGCACATCCAGAGTCTTCCTGCCCACGATCCTGACTCTTTCCATGAGATCGGCGGTTACCATGGAGAGCCGTTCCGCTTGGAACCAGAATCTCACAGCGAAGATTGGTGGGGAGGGTACTGCTTCCATGGTTCTGTGCTGTTCCCCACCTGGCATCGTGCCTACTTGTTACGCCTGGAGCAGGCACTCAGAAAGGTGGAGGGATGCGGGGATGTAACACTTCCCTTCTGGGACGAATGTGCCACAATGTCCCAGGAAGAGGATTCTCAGACGCCGAGTATCATTCCTGCGGTACTCACTTGGCCTAAATACACAATGGACGGCGAAACCTTTGACAATCCGCTCTATTCCTTCAAGTTGAAGGAGGCTATTGGAGATAAAATAAAGAGCGCAGGCAACCGGTACAAAAAGCCCGCGGGGTACGAGACTGTCCGGTACCCACTTTTGGGCTTGGTAGGTACAAGCGACGACATCAAGACGACGAAAGAACATAACAATCAATTCCCGGATGCCAAATTAAGGGCAGAGAAGCTCAACGAGAATGTCGCCAACTGGCTGCGCATTGGACCGAACATCCCCGACGACGGCTTCAATACACCTGTCCCCACAGACACGACCTCCGTATTCAGCCGATACAGAAATTGCTTGGAGACGCCTAGCTTTACTCTGTTTTTGAATACAACTTCCGAGAAGAAGGCAATGAGCGTGTCCGCGAAGAACAACGAGGCAAGACACCTAGTGTCTTTGGAAAACCCACATAATGCCATTCACCTTGCAGTCGGAGGGTTTTATCAACGTGGTAATTTCAACGCGGATGTTATCGTGAATGCGAATGGTGACATGGGTGATAACGAAACAGCGGGCTTCGATcccatcttcttccttcACCATTGCTTTATCGACTATGTTTTCTGGAAATGGCAAGTGAGGCACAAGGCCACAGCGAACCTGGTGATTGATGAAAAGGACGATGGTGCTAAGGTTCCCAAGGGAGGAATGGTTAATTTGCCAGAGAATACCAAGCTGACAATGGATACTCCCCTGGCACCCTTCGTCAAGCCCGGCTTCCACTCCACAGGTGACAACAATGAGAATTGCTATACGTCTAACGATGTTGTCGACATCGCAAAGCTGGGGTACAAATACGGTCTGGGGTCGCTGGATGAGGACAAGCCGAAGACATCCCCTCGGAAGAAAGGTGGTGCAATTAAGTAGATGATCAAAGTCTCGAACATCAGCCGAGCACAGCACAAAGGATCATTTGTGATTCGCACCTGGGCCAAAGGCCCGCGGTTGCAGGACGATGTCTGGATTGAAATTGGTCGCGAACCCATCCTAAGTCGATGGAACGTCAACAGTTGTGCAAATTGCCAGAACCATCTTGACGCCGTTTCAATGATCCCACTCGATGAGGGTATGCTTGCTCAACTACTGGGAGTAGACTGGGCGTCGCAAGGTCTAACTGTGGATGACATTACCTACGcggttgatattgataaacgCAACAACGTCATTCATATCCCGCACTCCTTGCTCCCCCCTGATAATCATCATGCCCCA
This sequence is a window from Aspergillus chevalieri M1 DNA, chromosome 5, nearly complete sequence. Protein-coding genes within it:
- a CDS encoding tyrosinase family protein (COG:S;~EggNog:ENOG410PUXA;~InterPro:IPR008922,IPR002227;~PFAM:PF00264;~go_function: GO:0016491 - oxidoreductase activity [Evidence IEA]) gives rise to the protein MTYVRRSLQDLQDEYDNKRPEALDKLVKAFRHIQSLPAHDPDSFHEIGGYHGEPFRLEPESHSEDWWGGYCFHGSVLFPTWHRAYLLRLEQALRKVEGCGDVTLPFWDECATMSQEEDSQTPSIIPAVLTWPKYTMDGETFDNPLYSFKLKEAIGDKIKSAGNRYKKPAGYETVRYPLLGLVGTSDDIKTTKEHNNQFPDAKLRAEKLNENVANWLRIGPNIPDDGFNTPVPTDTTSVFSRYRNCLETPSFTLFLNTTSEKKAMSVSAKNNEARHLVSLENPHNAIHLAVGGFYQRGNFNADVIVNANGDMGDNETAGFDPIFFLHHCFIDYVFWKWQVRHKATANLVIDEKDDGAKVPKGGMVNLPENTKLTMDTPLAPFVKPGFHSTGDNNENCYTSNDVVDIAKLGYKYGLGSLDEDKPKTSPRKKGGAIK